Proteins encoded within one genomic window of Gambusia affinis linkage group LG23, SWU_Gaff_1.0, whole genome shotgun sequence:
- the sbf1 gene encoding myotubularin-related protein 5 isoform X3, whose product MARLADYFVVVGYDLDNRVEGEGLGRILQRFPEKDWEDSPFPQGIELFCQPSGWQLVPERQPASFFVAVLTDINSERHYCACFTFWEGLDSPQLKKVDAGDADEADEEPAVVQHAKLFAPKSLVVVSRLDYTEAFRNCLGLIYTVHVDGLSTPLETVIGNLLTCIIPVAGGSQIDESPVCSLDKVPQSPACDWLLACLQRTITLGAGDRQVIQTPINDALPVSGSSVAQLFRQLGIVNVLYLFCAALTEHKILFLSSSYQRLTDACRGLLAIMFPLKYSFTYVPILPGKLLEVLSTPTPFIIGVNSFFRSETQELLDVIIADLDGGTVTIPECVHISLLPEPLLQQTQTALSMVLDPELEFSDQAFPPQSMHASALKIQDKEIRAVFLWLFARLFQGYRWCLHIIRIHPEPVIRFHKAAFLGQRSLTEDDFLMKVLDGMAFAGFVSERGPPYRATDLFDDLVANQVERIRQEETYPHKVMNHVKELAEQLFKNENPYPAVAMHKVQRPSETSQSTDQSRTPFPVLDDVAVQLFIDHAVAKLKSSPPVVKVELKSMVPSGPPLGDIVDRNGNVMANSARRLEVVRNCITYIFDNKMLEAKKLMPAVLRALKGRTARVCLTQELNQHVLQNRAVLDDQQFDYIVRMMNCTLQDCSHMDEHGIAAALLPLVTAFCRKLGAGITQFAYSCVQEHMVWTTMQFWEAMFYSDVQNHIKALYMETDDGNKQSNSQDQQDGSGSRREISALDLAAEQNRLWPTLSKEMQMERVQKEESTVFSQAIHYANRMSYLLLPLDTSKNRLLRSSGLGDVESVSNSYVTNSIAGSMAESYDTESGFEDAESSDVANSVVRFINRFVDKVCNESGVTNEHLKALHTMIPDIVQMHIETLDAVHRESKRLPPIQKPKLLRPTLLPGEELVMDGMRVHLIPDGRDEATGQMGGPPLLPAEGAIFLTTYRLIFKGTPSDALVGEQIVTRSFPIASLTKEKRISVTLTMDQFVQEGLQLRSCTFQLLKIAFDEEVASDLAESFRKHLHKLRFPQHVQGTFAFTVGQSGKLVLEPKTKDKNQSLKTLSKNLVKNAKRTISRQYVGRKKEAPATWENRSTFHTELDEDEISVSEEVDQSALTLSSTIRSSDRQTMSNVVERACCRDYQRLGLGTLSNSLTRSKNEPFRISTANRMYTVCRSYPGLLIIPQNILDPIIHRISRCYRQNRFPVVCWRHSRTKAVLLRSAGLHAKGVVSFFKSPNAPTAVPSQADSTSLEQEKYLQAIISSMPSYSESTGRNTLSGFTSTHMNTSESSDKLRQPKIGDLMKQVLGNKEDVPGTFSRGALGQKAKVISLSQPKASGKAKNSPRGKWGSIRGSGRLSAYNPDIGTRLAGKESPQPNGGPNDPLFLRQQKAYLYIIGDKAQLKGGKQDSFQQWEVIPIEVCDVRQVKNSFKKLMKACVPSSQTTEPNMSFLRLLEDSEWMTLLHRVLQVSVLVVELLDTGSSVMVSLEDGWDVTTQVVSLVQLLSDPYYRTFDGFRLLVEKEWLSFGHRFSHRGAQTLGSQSSGFTPVFLQFLDCVHQIHLQFPMEFEFSHYYLKFLAYHYMSNRFRTFLLDSDYDRIELGVLYEEKSDRRNPQVCKSVWDYIDRLNKKAPVFYNYMYSPEDEEVLRPYTFISNLKVWDFYLEETLSDGPPYDWELRSRQESLAEEPAEKAETGAPKSLRHIVWPCYDDLSKVMPDAITKLLQDLQNLEAELGQTSEKWKDTWDKIKTTQRTETKLESRPSFSSSLLMSSNLSHQRRSQGVCLQDSRVGSSIKLGLDCEASATSTPVAGRPSTSTFYSQFHSTESENRSFEGILYKRGALLKPWKPRWFVLDKTKHQLRYYNNRQDKDCKGVIELSDVEAVIVGTPTMGAPKNVEEKAFFDLKTDKRMYYLCAQESSNAQLWMDSIQSSLSDA is encoded by the exons TGGAGGGTGAGGGTCTGGGTCGCATTCTCCAGCGGTTTCCTGAGAAAGACTGGGAGGACAGTCCGTTCCCACAAGGCATTGAACTG TTTTGCCAGCCCAGCGGTTGGCAGCTGGTTCCAGAGCGGCAGCCGGCCTCCTTCTTCGTTGCCGTGTTGACTGACATCAACTCGGAGCGTCACTACTGTGCCTGCTTTACTTTCTGGGAGGGCTTGGATAGTCCACAG CTGAAGAAGGTTGATGCTGGCGATGCTGACGAGGCAGACGAGGAGCCAGCTGTCGTCCAGCACGCTAAACTGTTTGCACCGAAGAGCCTGGTGGTGGTTTCTCGACTTGATTACACCGAGGCGTTCAGG AACTGCCTAGGTCTGATCTACACCGTCCATGTAGACGGCCTGTCAACACCTTTAGAAACTGTGATCGGAAACCTGCTGACTTGTATCATCCCTGTTGCCGGAGGTTCTCAG ATAGATGAGTCCCCAGTTTGTAGTTTAGACAAAGTTCCCCAGTCCCCGGCCTGTGACTGGCTGCTGGCCTGTCTCCAG AGGACAATAACATTAGGCGCTGGCGACCGGCAAGTTATCCAGACTCCAATCAATGATGCTCTTCCTGTCAGCGGCAGCAGCGTGGCCCAGCTCTTTAGGCAGCTTG gtATAGTCAACGTGTTGTACCTGTTCTGTGCTGCTCTGACGGAGCACAAGATCCTGTTTCTGTCCAGCAGCTACCAGAGGCTGACCGACGCCTGCCGAGGCCTGCTGGCCATCATGTTCCCCCTCAAATACAG TTTTACTTATGTTCCCATTTTACCTGGGAAGCTGCTGGAGGTCCTGAGCACTCCCACCCCCTTCATCATTGGTGTCAATTCCTTCTTTCGCTCTGAGACACAGGAACTG TTGGACGTAATCATCGCTGACCTGGATGGAGGCACCGTTACCATCCCTGAATGCGTCCACATCTCTCTGCTGCCTGaacctctgctgcagcagaccCAGACTGCCCTCTCCATG GTTTTGGACCCGGAGTTAGAATTTTCAGATCAGGCGTTTCCCCCACAGTCCATGCATGCTTCTGCACTAAAGATCCAG GATAAGGAAATCCGAGCCGTCTTCCTCTGGCTCTTCGCTCGACTTTTCCAAGGTTATCGCTGGTGTTTACATATCATCCGAATTCACCCAGAACCTGTAATCCGCTTCCATAAG GCGGCCTTCCTGGGTCAGAGATCCCTGACAGAGGATGACTTCCTGATGAAGGTGTTGGACGGGATGGCATTCGCAGGCTTTGTATCAGAGAGGGGCCCACCGTACAGAGCCACCGATCTCTTCGATGAT ctTGTTGCCAATCAGGTGGAGCGAATACGACAAGAAGAAACCTACCCACACAAAGTCATGAATCATGTCAAAGAGCTGGCagagcaactttttaaaaat GAGAACCCCTACCCCGCAGTCGCAATGCACAAAGTCCAGAGGCCATCAGAAACCAGCCAGAGTACGGACCAGAGTCGGACTCCGTTTCCTGTTCTGGATGATGTTGCAGTGCAGCTCTTCATCGATCATGCTGTTGCCAAGCTCAAGAGTTCACCGCCTGTTGTCAAAGTAGAGCTCAAAAGCATGGTGCCGTCTGGGCCTCCTCTGG GAGACATTGTTGACAGGAACGGTAATGTGATGGCTAACAGCGCTCGCAGGCTGGAGGTGGTCAGGAACTGCATCACTTACATCTTTGATAACAAGATGCTGGAGGCCAAGAAG CTGATGCCAGCTGTGCTGCGGGCATTAAAGGGTCGCACAGCACGGGTCTGTCTGACCCAGGAGCTAAATCAACATGTTCTCCAGAACCGAGCTGTGCTGGACGACCAGCAGTTTGACTACATTGTTCGCATGATGAATTGCACTTTACAG GACTGTTCCCATATGGATGAACATGGTATTGCAGCCGCTCTGCTTCCTCTTGTCACTGCCTTCTGCAGA AAACTGGGTGCAGGCATCACTCAGTTTGCCTACAGCTGTGTACAAGAACACATGGTGTGGACTACCATGCAGTTTTGGGAGGCCATGTTCTACAGTGACGTTCAGAACCACATCAAAGCTCTGTACATGGAGACAGATGATGGAAACAAGCAGAGCAACTCA CAGGACCAACAGGACGGGTCAGGCAGCAGAAGGGAAATCAGCGCCTTGGATCTCGCAGCTGAGCAAAACCGTCTGTGGCCGACCCTCAGCAAAGAGATGCAGATGGAGCGCGTGCAGAAGGAGGAGAGCACGGTGTTCAGCCAGGCCATCCATTACGCCAACAGGATGAGCTACCTCCTGCTGCCACTGGACACCAGCAAGAACCGGTTGCTGAGGAGTTCTGGCCTTGGAGACGTGGAGAGCGTCAGCAACAGCTATGTCACCAACAG TATTGCAGGCAGCATGGCAGAGAGCTACGACACAGAGAGTGGCTTTGAAGACGCAGAGAGCTCGGACGTGGCCAATTCAGTGGTGCGCTTTATCAACCGCTTTGTAGATAAAGTGTGTAATGAGAGCGGTGTGACGAACGAGCACCTGAAGGCGCTCCACACTATGATACCAG ATATTGTTCAGATGCACATCGAGACTCTGGACGCAGTCCACAGGGAGAGTAAGAGACTGCCTCCGATCCAAAAG cCCAAGTTGCTAAGGCCAACGCTGCTGCCCGGTGAGGAGCTGGTGATGGATGGCATGCGGGTCCACCTCATCCCTGATGGCCGCGACGAGGCCACAGGGCAGATGGGAGGCCCACCGCTTCTTCCTGCAGAGGGCGCCATCTTTCTTACAACCTACCGTCTTATCTTCAAGGGCACACCAAGTGATGCATTAG TGGGTGAACAGATAGTGACTCGCTCCTTCCCCATCGCCTCTCTGACCAAGGAGAAGAGGATCTCTGTCACTCTAACCATGGACCAATTTGTCCAGGAGGGCCTTCAGCTCCGATCCTGCACCTTCCAG CTATTGAAAATTGCTTTTGATGAAGAGGTGGCATCAGACCTGGCTGAGAGTTTCAGGAAGCACTTACATAAGCTGCGCTTTCCTCAGCATGTCCAGGGCACCTTTGCCTTCACAGTTGGTCAAAGTGGCAAGTTGGTGTTGGAGCCCAAAACCAAGGATAAGAACCAGTCATTAaa GACACTTTCTAAAAACCTGGTGAAGAATGCAAAGAGAACCATTAGTCGTCAGTATGTGGGCAGGAAGAAGGAGGCTCCGGCCACCTGGGAGAACAGGAGCACCTTCCATACGGAGCTGGATGAAGATGAAATCTCAG TCTCAGAGGAAGTGGATCAAAGCGCCCTCACTCTGTCCTCTACCATCCGCtcttcagacagacagactaTGAGCAATGTTGTGGAGCGCGCCTGTTGCCGTGACTACCAACGCCTCGGACTGGGCACGCTGAGCAACAGCCTGACACGATCTAAGAATGAGCCGTTCAGGATTTCTACAGCTAATCGCATGTACACAGTCTGCCGGAg CTACCCCGGCCTGCTGATCATCCCTCAGAACATTCTGGACCCCATCATTCATAGGATCTCCCGCTGCTACAGACAGAATCGCTTCCCTGTTGTGTGCTGGAGACACTCACGAACCAAGGCCGTCCTGCTGCGCTCTGCAGGCCTTCATGCCAAGGGAGTCGTCAGCTTCTTCAAGTCTCCCAATGCGCCGACTGCAG TGCCGTCTCAAGCAGACTCCACCAGCCTGGAGCAGGAGAAATACCTCCAAGCCATCATCAGCTCCATGCCCTCCTACAGTGAGAGTACCGGCAGGAACACCCTGAGTGGCTTCACATCCACACACATGAACACCTCTG AGTCATCTGATAAGCTCAGGCAGCCGAAGATTGGAGACCTGATGAAGCAGGTTCTGGGCAACAAGGAGGACGTCCCTGGAACCTTCAGCAGAGGAG CACTTGGTCAAAAGGCGAAAGTCATCTCCCTCTCTCAGCCCAAAGCCTCTGGCAAAGCTAAGAACTCTCCTAGAG GTAAATGGGGCAGCATCCGGGGCAGTGGTCGTCTAAGTGCCTACAACCCAGACATTGGGACACGTTTAGCTGGGAAGGAATCTCCGCAGCCCAACGGAGGGCCAAACGATCCGTTGTTCCTGCGCCAGCAGAAAGCCTATCTCTACATCATTGGGGACAAGGCCCAACTCAAG GGAGGAAAGCAGGACTCGTTCCAGCAGTGGGAGGTGATCCCCATCGAGGTGTGTGACGTGCGGCAGGTGAAGAACAGTTTCAAGAAGCTGATGAAAGCCTGCGTGCCGAGCTCCCAAAccacagaaccaaacatgagCTTCCTGCGCCTCCTGGAGGACTCGGAGTGGATGACTCTG TTGCACAGAGTGCTGCAGGTGTCTGTTTTGGTGGTGGAGCTACTGGACACTGGCTCCTCGGTCATGGTCAGCCTGGAGGACGGCTGGGACGTTACAACACAG GTGGTGTCCCTGGTGCAGCTGCTGTCTGATCCATACTATAGAACTTTTGATGGTTTCCGACTGTTGGTAGAGAAGGAGTGGCTGTCGTTTGGCCACAGGTTCAGCCACCGGGGAGCGCAGACGCTGGGCAGCCAGAGCAGTGGCTTCACCCCCGTCTTTCTGCAGTTCCTCGACTGTGTACACCAG ATCCACCTTCAGTTCCCCATGGAGTTTGAGTTCAGCCACTATTACCTGAAGTTCCTGGCCTACCATTATATGTCCAACCGCTTCCGCACCTTCCTGCTGGACTCGGACTATGACCGCATCGAGCTGG GAGTGTTGTACGAGGAGAAAAGTGACAGGAGAAATCCTCAGGTGTGCAAGTCTGTGTGGGACTACATCGACAGACTCAACAAGAAAGCTCCCGTCTTCTATAACTACATGTATTCTCCAGAGGATGAGGAG GTCCTGCGGCCATACACTTTCATTTCCAACCTGAAGGTGTGGGACTTCTACTTGGAGGAAACTCTGTCTGACGGACCCCCGTACGACTGGGAGCTGAGGAGCCGGCAGGAGAGCCTGGCAGAGGAGCCGGCAGAGAAAGCTGAAACTGGCGCTCCAAAGTCTCTGCGGCACATCGTGTGGCCGTGTTACGACGACCTAAGCAAGGTGATGCCCGACGCCATCACTAAACTGCTGCAAGAtctgcagaacctggaggctgagCTCGGCCAGACATCCGAGAAGTGGAAGGACACGTGGGACAAAATCAAGACCACGCAGAGGACTGAGACCAAACTGGAAAGCAGA CCGTCATTCTCCAGTTCTTTGTTGATGTCCTCCAACCTAAGCCACCAGCGGCGATCCCAGGGTGTCTGCCTTCAGGACAGCAGAGTTGGATCTTCCATCAAGCTGGGTCTGGACTGTGAAGCTAGCGCCACGTCCACACCTGTCGCGGGTCGGCCGAGTACCAGCACGTTTTACAGCCAGTTCCACAGCACAGAGAGCGAGAACAG GAGTTTTGAAGGCATTTTGTACAAAAGAGGAGCATTGctgaaaccatggaaacctAGGTGGTTTGTGCTGGATAAGACGAAACATCAG CTGCGATACTACAACAACAGGCAGGACAAAGACTGTAAAGGTGTGATCGAGCTGTCGGACGTGGAGGCGGTCATAGTGGGAACACCTACCATGGGAGCGCCGAAAAACGTCGAGGAGAAAGCCTTCTTTGAT CTGAAGACGGACAAGCGCATGTATTACTTGTGTGCCCAGGAGAGTTCAAATGCCCAGCTGTGGATGGACAGTATCCAGAGCTCCCTGTCAGACGCCTAG